The DNA sequence acatacattatgtatattttatgaatgttatctatattattgtacgttataaacgcataaaatccgcagtcttgTAATAAGAGTTGAAAGAGGCTAAATTGGAAGATTCAATGGGGCACTAGTGACTGTAGTGCCAGCCCTGGTCGTGCAAACTTGCGGGCAAACCTTCATTAAACCTCGATCAGGTATAGACCGCCTTAAGATCTTACGCCATATTGACGACAACAaaacaaaagttgtttaaacaaatctttTTACAAAACTGTTATACTTTAGatcaaaatgaattgaaagaaTCATTAATTAACtgcaattatatttgttacgcAGTCAGGGCCCTTCAGCGCTGCACACATGCTGACAATCCTAGTTACGCTACTGTGtaacagtgtttctcaaacatCACCTTACCAGGGACCCTCCATAAGGATGCCACATTAACGACAACAAAACAAAAGacctttataaataaacttttactCGAAAATTTCCAACAGTTGTTAATAAGTTCTCATTCCTATTTATCGAGAaagcaattttcaaatacttcagaatttccaaaggaaatttattcttgaaaatacgCATTTTCGTGGAATGTAGAAAACatcattatattattcttattcctATGTAAATTCATGCATATGcttatgacaaataaaaaataggcAAAATAACTTCAAATTTAGAGATgttgaaaaatgcattttatGTTTTTCCCCTGAGAACTCGCGAGTCCATTAAGAAAACATGTTAGAGGCCTCGCAGGGATCCATGAATACAAGCTTGAGAAACACTGGCATACAAAATCGAACACGTTATATTCAACATCGTGCAACGTTACAACATGCGTAGATAAATTGTTGTTATCgtgattttcatttcaaaattgcaaataaatgcaaataaaagcGATACATTACACTTTGATTGTTAACTACGTAAAAACGTGACGAGGTATAGAATAAACCATCACTATTCTtacgatgtttttttttgtactacgtaagtttaaatatttgtgttaCGTCGAATCTGTTTggaataaagtaatttaaagactcaaaaatataaaacaaatttttatcgcgtGTCATACTGTagcgataaaaatttcttttaaaatctttCGTAGGTATCTACATCAGCTGTTTCgcacatataaaataatgtttaccaACGATACGGTTAGATGACAGTTGTAAAGCTGACAATAATTATCATCTTTAAAgcagatacaaaaataatcatcAAATAATCATAGAACACtttttagttatttcattaatttttagtcttctaaaaaaaaacgtgtaaACTTTACAAATACGATGTCGTAACGTAGGCGTTAAGTTGTAGTTCTATTGTTTGATCGTGACAAGTATGTATACACGAACCACGATTGGTTGAAAACCTCATTTGATAGTGCCCAATTGGCCGATAAACTGAGGTATTTCTCAAGCTGTGTCAAAACAGCTTGCGATAAGTGATATATCTGTTAACCGTAATGAatcgtacaaattttcaatacacGCGTTAAACACATAATTATCAGCTGTTCTTTGgtcttcgattttatttacgaataatcACTTACCGAAAAAGGGAGCTCCTCCCTGGAAGTTAGACTCCAGTTACGCAATGCGATGTGCGAGAGGACACGTGAAAATACGAACTATGCTGTCAAGTCGATTGGAACGTCGTCTGCTACGATATCTCGACCAAGGATTATACACGATAGAGATTGTTCGGTCGATTCAACCAAAGCACGTGTGTTCCTATATGTAGCCAAATTCTAATGTCTACTGGATTGTGATTGGTCGATGTCTGCTATTCGTTCTTCGTCGACCAATTAGCGACGAAATTAATGTCacgttttcatttcattttataacgTAATCTATGGTGTAGAATAGCCTTtagtaaataacaataaaagtaacaaTCATAATTTGAACATAGATACATCAAATGAGACTTTTGAATAGTAAATAGTTTACTTTACTTACTAATCTTATCCATTATATGCGTTGCCATGGTGACagaaatacaaagaaaaatatttatatttcacttgttctctattcgaataaacgaagttattttatttttcgtgtgTCGTGTTACATTTGAAAGACAAACTCTTTCTAACCGctacaattaaattcattccAGAAGAAATTTGGCCTAAGTGTTGAGAATGGGACTCTTTCAAAAAGTTAAGTATGAACACGTGActtatatttagaaacataAAGAACAGCATAACCTATTTCTTAAGAAACAAGTAAGACtgttttgttatattaaaaaagttctgTAGATTTTATTGTAAGTGTTgaataaagtattttctttttatggcttcttatttatttttagtaacagAAACCTTCATATTTGTTATACACTTATAAGAGAActtgataattatttctcaTTAATACCATACAGTAGTTGTTTCAAAGATTCTTCATTTATAGTTTGTAAAGTATTCGTAGCATTGTCTTCACTGCTAAAACTTTGTTCTACATTTGTATTAGCTACATTTATTTCCATGTCATGCGTCATGTTTCTGAAGTTGCTGTAAGGTTTCATTATATCTTGTTTTTGTGTTGGAGACGATACTCTTAAATGTTCCATTTCATTGGTAGGAGAAGATACTCCATTTTCAAGTGGAGATATCATCATTGAAAAGAAATCAGTTGTATCTTCTGGAAgtcttttttcattctttgaatatatttttttagaagtTTCAAGTGGCTctttaaatatagaattattagGAATATTAGACTTCCATATACTTCttgtgttttcattttcattatctaTTTCTATACAATCTTCCagtttttgttctttattttggGTTAGTTGTGTTTTGCTAATATTTGATTCTTTTGTTAGAAGATGCTGACCCTGAGTATCTATTATcagtacatatttattttcttcattatttacaatgttcagCAATGGTTGATTCACCTCTAAGggttctttttgtattttacacGAGTCATTACTCAAATCTTGCATGTTTGATATATGTGTTGATTGTTGatctaaattatttgtttgttgtGTATTTCCTATCTGTTGTGCTGGACACTTATGGGTCCTTTGACTTACCTGTAGATATaaatacttaataaaaatgcaaaaatattggtCTTACAATTATGGTGTACCTTATATCTGAAGCTTTTTCCACATATCATACATTTATAGGGCATTACACCTGTGTGAATTCTACGGTGAACCAGGTATGAAACACGTTGACGGAAACATTTTcctaaaatacaaatattattaaaaatgtttcaatttttgtccCTGTATTTAGTTGTATCCTTATAAcacatacaaaattataatctttAGTATACACATAATTTCAATTggtattatacaaaataaaaatgttcagacTTTCACTGATGTTCATACTATTATTAAAGTAGCtttcatatatatatggtCAACAATACAAATATAGTGATCTTATTAAGTCAGTTTTGATAGGCTATAAAACAATACCCTTGTTGGGTGCAAGCTGCTAAATGAGTTTTTCCCAACTGGGTAATAGTAGTCTGTTGGCTACAGGCCTGTGTTTACTGCTTGCTGTTCATAATGTCTGTCGGTTTTGGAACACTCAGGACCTGAAAGTTATAGCACCCAAAGAGAACCTTCCAAGTCAATCCTGAATTACTGGTGCACTAGATCCTCCAAAGTCACTATATTTGTACCTTCGACTGTAAGCTGTATCTATACAATAGTAATAGTCACAAAAATGATTATACATACATTGCATAAACAGAGCAATCCATGTTAAATTGTTAGTAGCaactgaaaacaaaacatgCATTACTCTAAGATTTTTTAAGTGtttgttaaatgaaatctttataaaaatcgaCATACCACAAGTTTCACATGCAAAAGGTTTTTCTCCTGTATGAATTCTTTCATGGTTATGCAAAGTAGATAACTCTTTAAATGACCTGCCACAAGTTGCACATGTATGTGGTTTATCATCCTTATGATATAATCTATGTTTATGATAAGATTGTTGAAATGTGAatgttttattacatatattacatttataaggCATTTCTCCCGAATGCAATCtcttatgtttttttaaaaaatattttgttgtgaACATTTTACTGCACACATCGCATTCCCATTGTTTAGCTTCATGTGTTTTTAAATGCTGTATTACATGTTGTTCctacaataataaatgtaatttattttaacagacattgtatgaaaataatttagttacCTTTTTAAATGTCTTTCCACATGTAGggcaattatatttattttcattaaatataagtTCTACTTGTCCACCTTTAGCCAAGGAAcctaaaaacattttcttcttaacATATGTCAAGTTGTGTAGatttaacataatataaataaattacccAGATTATACCCCATATGTGCTACTCTCATGTGAACCATTAGACTACCCctcattttaaatactttcgAGCATAAATGACATGAATAATCCTTCAGAAAGTTTTCAGGAATGACATTCAAATCTTTTTCATTGATCATATGTACTAACTGTTTGTGTAAAAGCAAAATATTATAGTCAGGAAGATGGAAACCACATATATTGCAACGTTCagtcttttcttttgttgatAATGTTCTAAAAAGTTTTAACTGGGGCAGTGTCTGTTCATCCTTAAGATTTTCATCTTGCTTTCCATTGCATATAGTAGATGAATTATCTTGGACATTTTttgcattattatatttttccagtGACATATTACTATAAGTTGTTGTAATActtggaaatttattcaacatagtaatttgtttattgttaCAAGGCTCTTTGTTTTCCATAAATCTTTCTAGtgtgtttacattttcgtttGTAGAAATTTGTTGTTCACACTGTTGATCTTGTATCCAATTTTTAATGGTTTGAATACTTTCATATTCTTTTTGAGTGTGATTTGGTATCAAATTTACATGCTTAATATTACCAGTTGTACAATACTGTGTggcataatttaattttatcgtgcCTTGCAATATTTCCTGTGAATTTTTATCTACTTTTGATATTCTTTTGTTCTCTGGATTCTTATGAATTGTGTTTACTTCTTCATTGTCACAAAGTGAAtctgttaaaaatgaaacttgagGTGCATGGTTCAGAGGTAAATTTTGATCTTGAATGCAAACTcctgaatttaaaattgaaacttcgTCTTTTGTTGTTTGTAAGTTCTTACAGGATTTTGAACTGCTTTGGATATTCAAGttattttctaaaagtttATTCTCATCTGTAATTAATACCTTAGATATATTCCAATCTTGATATCCAGTATTTTGTAGATTATGTACTGTTGGTGGATTATTATTGCTGGTGGCAATATTTGCATGTTTTGAGGAGTCCATTGtattttcacaatttaaattaatagtgTGACTGAACAAATGAATcgttaatttatcgataccaagtaatatttcattacatacTGGACATGTAAGAGGCCGAGTTGCTACACTTATTAATCCTGTTCGTAATGCATCCAATGTTAAGAAACCTGGCTGTGAGCACAAAGGACACTCTAATAGTCGTGcacacatattttttattaactttttatttacaatatatattgcACGAAACATtaactatttaatataatgtaacttcatgttatttttattttttttttaaagcaccACAATTGTAtagagaatatttaataacatcaGAAAGTGAAACTTTTATCAAAACTTGGCATTAACTGTTGAAGTATAGAGTTTACAAGGTACGTGTTTAAACTAACTGGTCagtttaaatttaacattgtAATCTATAATGTTATTGGGGTTATGCTTGAACTTGACCCAATAGCACAAATTAGAGATCAAAATGATACCTCGCATGTcagtaattgaaaaaagagaaactgaacgaagagaaacatttctaatttaaaacaCACAGAATAGAACAAAGATTCACATCTGAAAATCTAATTATAGAATGAGGATTTCAGATATTTATCCGGGATTCCTTTGATTCTATGTGGAGTGTAGGTGACGATCTTGAAGCTATATTTAGAAAAGGGGCGGGACATTTAAGGAGAAAGCTTGGGAGAAGCAAGAGtacgtttattaaataaaaataatattgaattgatcaatttataaaaaataaaaaacattacaaaaaataggtcacaattgttttaatacatCGGGCATTTGTACGGTGCTCCATTCTTGCAACAGTATTCCCTTCCAGCTGACAGATTTGTATTAATCCACTTACTTTTACAGTTCTTAATAAATAGGTAAGCCTATTGCAAAAGAATAttgatttacataaaaacataaacagcactttttataaataaaacacttacTCTTTCTTTATAGCAGTCACGTTCTAGTGAACCACATATTATTGTAGAACTGTTTGGAAGATACTTGAGAatctgtaataaatttttacactGTTTGTGAATTCAGTATCAtgtcataaatttaaataaaaacatcttTTTATAAACTGACTTACAGTGtccaaacatttatttatgcaaaGCCTTTTTCCATTTGGAGTACATGAAAATGTTCCACATTGATCATGAATAAGAACAGGGTTTCCTGCTGGTGATTCTTTACTGCTCTTTTTAAATTGTCCATTCAAAAAGATTCCACAAATACAACCAATTGGAGATTCAGTTGTTGTAACATCAAGAGTACTGTTTAAAGCttttagtttaatttcatttgcaaatACAGATGAGAAGCAAAggattgataataaatatatgaaatacatttttttctgtaaaataagaaaacatttttgtagtaataaattacatttctaatgtattatctgttttaaatataaaatgtttattttaaatagttgaATGTTACTTACAATGACCaagttaaatgaattttctgcAAAAACTCCAATGGAAGTTAGCAAGTGACTGCTGGTTTTATTAATGATGCGTTGTTTTATTGTGTCAGCAATTAAAGTAGGTCAAAACATTTATGCATGTTAAGcattatttcataatactGTAATGCTGCTGTCTTTTTAGAAAGAGatttacatcatttttattcgtgtaatATGCACACAATcttaaaatgcaaacaaatacatataataaaaatattgctttttgaaataataactaCCATGTTCATAATATGTCATGCCCTTGTTTCATGACTTTTTTATGAGTTTTGCATCTCCCTTTAGAACTATCTTTTCTCCATTTGCAATACAGGTATattcacatttaattatttttcttactgAAACAATCTGcacttttatttctattttatcccCTGCATAACATGGCTTTGGATACGTAAGATTTTGTTGAACTACTATGGTTCCTGGACCAGGTATTTTTGTACCAATTACTCCTGATACCAAGCCATTGAGAAGAGCACCATGAACAAGGTTGTTTGAGGAACCCATATGTACTGGATTATAATCTCCAGTTAATTTagcaaaattcaatatatcatcatttgtaattgttttgtAAACTGAAACCTCATTTGTTGTtcttatatttcttaaaacaGTTGATTTGTTCATCAAGTCAGAAACTCctgtacaatatttctttaaaaattcaaaaaatgtctttgtcagcttcattttacttttaatgtaaatgttacTGTACAATATTCTgggatattaatttatatattttctgtactTTCGATTTCAGCTTTTGCTTTGTTATAGTCATTCAAAAATACTGTTGCTAAATTTTGTATGCGATTACTTTCGTGTTTCGCAAGATCAGTGATTTTCtcaaatgtttcaattgttATTTGATCCTTGTATTCGTGTAcacttaaaaatatcaaactagtaattgttgaaAGTATGATATCTTCGTCTTGCGAACAAAGCAAAGATGTCAATAATTTAATGCCGTGATTACGTAAAATGTACAACTTGTTTATTGGATCtaaaatttgattataatttCGTTCGATTATTACGaccgttatttttttttttcgaattaacCTAACCTCTTTTCGAAACATGTACTTACCAGTGGATAGATTACAAATACCTCCCGCTGCGAAACGTACCAATTTAACATTATCTTCCGACAAAGTATGAAGaaacaaatcaattatttGAAGTTGCCTTATATATCCGTAATTAATAGGATCATACGAGAAATTGGCAAGGTTCGCTAATACCTGCTCTTTCGCTTCTATGACAAAAAATTctacgatataaaataataattttacaatttctttcttatacAATTTACCTTTAGATTTAGTAGT is a window from the Hylaeus volcanicus isolate JK05 chromosome 7, UHH_iyHylVolc1.0_haploid, whole genome shotgun sequence genome containing:
- the LOC128879440 gene encoding zinc finger protein ZFP2 translates to MFRAIYIVNKKLIKNMCARLLECPLCSQPGFLTLDALRTGLISVATRPLTCPVCNEILLGIDKLTIHLFSHTINLNCENTMDSSKHANIATSNNNPPTVHNLQNTGYQDWNISKVLITDENKLLENNLNIQSSSKSCKNLQTTKDEVSILNSGVCIQDQNLPLNHAPQVSFLTDSLCDNEEVNTIHKNPENKRISKVDKNSQEILQGTIKLNYATQYCTTGNIKHVNLIPNHTQKEYESIQTIKNWIQDQQCEQQISTNENVNTLERFMENKEPCNNKQITMLNKFPSITTTYSNMSLEKYNNAKNVQDNSSTICNGKQDENLKDEQTLPQLKLFRTLSTKEKTERCNICGFHLPDYNILLLHKQLVHMINEKDLNVIPENFLKDYSCHLCSKVFKMRGSLMVHMRVAHMGYNLGSLAKGGQVELIFNENKYNCPTCGKTFKKEQHVIQHLKTHEAKQWECDVCSKMFTTKYFLKKHKRLHSGEMPYKCNICNKTFTFQQSYHKHRLYHKDDKPHTCATCGRSFKELSTLHNHERIHTGEKPFACETCGKCFRQRVSYLVHRRIHTGVMPYKCMICGKSFRYKVSQRTHKCPAQQIGNTQQTNNLDQQSTHISNMQDLSNDSCKIQKEPLEVNQPLLNIVNNEENKYVLIIDTQGQHLLTKESNISKTQLTQNKEQKLEDCIEIDNENENTRSIWKSNIPNNSIFKEPLETSKKIYSKNEKRLPEDTTDFFSMMISPLENGVSSPTNEMEHLRVSSPTQKQDIMKPYSNFRNMTHDMEINVANTNVEQSFSSEDNATNTLQTINEESLKQLLYGINEK
- the LOC128879448 gene encoding follicle cell protein 3C-1, with amino-acid sequence MYFIYLLSILCFSSVFANEIKLKALNSTLDVTTTESPIGCICGIFLNGQFKKSSKESPAGNPVLIHDQCGTFSCTPNGKRLCINKCLDTILKYLPNSSTIICGSLERDCYKERAYLFIKNCKSKWINTNLSAGREYCCKNGAPYKCPMY
- the LOC128879447 gene encoding armadillo repeat-containing protein 7 isoform X2, encoding MFSTKEQLIKRTGKNPIGRYDFLKLLATEFKTTKSKEAKEQVLANLANFSYDPINYGYIRQLQIIDLFLHTLSEDNVKLVRFAAGGICNLSTDPINKLYILRNHGIKLLTSLLCSQDEDIILSTITSLIFLSVHEYKDQITIETFEKITDLAKHESNRIQNLATVFLNDYNKAKAEIESTENI
- the LOC128879447 gene encoding armadillo repeat-containing protein 7 isoform X1 gives rise to the protein MFSTKEQLIKRTGKNPIGRYDFLKLLATEFKTTKSKEFFVIEAKEQVLANLANFSYDPINYGYIRQLQIIDLFLHTLSEDNVKLVRFAAGGICNLSTDPINKLYILRNHGIKLLTSLLCSQDEDIILSTITSLIFLSVHEYKDQITIETFEKITDLAKHESNRIQNLATVFLNDYNKAKAEIESTENI